In Topomyia yanbarensis strain Yona2022 chromosome 2, ASM3024719v1, whole genome shotgun sequence, one DNA window encodes the following:
- the LOC131679596 gene encoding transcription initiation factor TFIID subunit 10-like encodes MGDNFGIHRGPSKKSIDNNEDRTQGQILSDFLVQMEDYTPTIPDAVTSYYLNSAGFEASDPRIVRLISIAAQKFISDVANDALQHCKTRTSNAPNTSHGSSKNQNAKLAKDRKYTLTMEDLQPALNDYGITVRKAHYFV; translated from the exons ATGGGTGACAATTTTGGAATTCACCGTGGACCTtccaaaaaatcgattgataACAACGAGGACCGTACCCAAGGTCAAATTTTAAGCGATTTTCTAGTCCAGATGGAGGATTACACACCCACG ATCCCGGACGCGGTCACATCATACTATCTGAATTCGGCTGGCTTTGAGGCATCTGATCCAAGAAT TGTTCGTTTGATTTCGATTGCCGCCCAGAAGTTTATCTCGGACGTTGCCAACGATGCTCTGCAGCACTGCAAAACGCGAACCAGCAACGCGCCCAATACTAGCCATGGCTCGTCGAAAAATCAGAACGCTAAACTAGCAAAGGATCGCAAGTACACGCTAACCATGGAGGATTTGCAGCCGGCACTGAACGATTATGGCATTACCGTGCGTAAGGCGCATTATTTCGTTTGA